A genome region from Deltaproteobacteria bacterium HGW-Deltaproteobacteria-2 includes the following:
- a CDS encoding phospholipase: protein MKTLKIKLALRIVLTCAFFLMITALTGNAAEIDDNLAKCTAIKNDNAARLKCFDELAKKQITAKESVIVKPDEKDIAQKPESQEKYFSVMEKQWDLRSDKPKERNIFVLWPYRPCFILPLAYNSSPNDSTQLDVDPKARSLYNEVKFQLSFKFKIWRDLIRSEEIKKIVEKSTGIRGIDAWVAYTQQSFWQLYNSAFSAPFRDTNYEPELLLNFDMQREIPYLMGTKLQFINVGFNHQSNGRAEPLSRSWNRIVANIGLEKIFGMEKNDNFSLLLKTWYRLPENDEDDDNPDLSGYMGYGELWGTLYWKNQRFAVMLRNNLRSENKGAVQLDWSIPLSSINESLAKKISLYVQYFNGYGESLLDYNTSINRISAGLMLVDWR from the coding sequence ATGAAAACTCTAAAAATCAAACTAGCATTGAGAATAGTACTGACATGTGCATTCTTTTTGATGATTACCGCATTAACCGGCAATGCCGCTGAAATTGACGACAATCTAGCAAAATGCACAGCAATTAAAAATGACAACGCCGCAAGATTGAAATGCTTCGACGAACTGGCGAAAAAACAAATCACCGCAAAAGAATCCGTCATCGTAAAACCAGATGAAAAAGATATTGCACAAAAACCTGAATCTCAAGAAAAATATTTTTCTGTTATGGAAAAACAATGGGATCTGAGAAGCGATAAACCCAAAGAAAGAAATATTTTTGTACTTTGGCCTTACCGCCCCTGTTTTATTCTGCCTCTGGCCTATAATTCCTCGCCTAATGACAGTACCCAACTGGATGTCGATCCCAAAGCCAGATCCCTATACAACGAGGTAAAATTTCAACTGAGCTTTAAATTTAAAATCTGGAGAGATCTTATCAGGAGCGAAGAAATAAAGAAAATTGTCGAAAAAAGTACGGGAATCAGAGGCATCGATGCCTGGGTTGCCTACACTCAACAATCCTTCTGGCAACTCTATAACTCGGCATTTTCCGCTCCCTTCAGAGACACCAACTACGAACCGGAACTGCTCCTTAATTTCGACATGCAGCGAGAAATTCCTTATCTTATGGGAACGAAACTGCAATTTATCAATGTCGGATTTAATCATCAATCCAACGGCCGCGCTGAACCGCTTTCCCGTAGCTGGAACCGTATTGTTGCCAATATCGGATTAGAAAAAATTTTTGGAATGGAAAAAAATGATAACTTCAGCCTGCTTTTAAAAACCTGGTACCGGCTTCCCGAAAATGATGAAGATGACGACAATCCCGATCTTTCCGGATACATGGGATATGGAGAACTATGGGGAACTCTCTACTGGAAAAATCAGCGGTTTGCCGTAATGTTGCGCAACAATTTACGGTCGGAGAATAAGGGAGCGGTTCAGCTGGACTGGAGCATCCCGCTATCATCGATTAACGAAAGTCTCGCCAAGAAAATCAGCCTCTACGTACAATACTTCAACGGTTACGGAGAAAGCCTGCTCGATTATAACACAAGCATTAACCGGATTAGCGCTGGTTTAATGCTGGTAGACTGGAGGTAA
- the rfaD gene encoding ADP-glyceromanno-heptose 6-epimerase codes for MIIVTGGAGFIGSAFVWKLNQEGIDDIVIVDQLGTDDKWKNLVNLRFVNYIHKDDFSELIYNDTLNFDVEAIIHMGACSSTTERNADYLWQNNFAYTGNLAEWAVEHNTRFIYASSAATYGDGKQGFSDDHNMINKFKPINMYGYSKQVFDLRVLRESWENKIAGIKFFNVFGPNEYHKGDMASIIFKSFHQIKETGKVKLFKSYDPEYKDGGQMRDFVYIKDCMDVLWWLFKNPDVNGIFNLGTGKARTWNDLIRAVFDAMQLATKIEYIEMPESLRNQYQYFTEAKMDKLKAMGCPVAFSSLEDSVRDYVVNYLQQTDPHLG; via the coding sequence ATGATTATCGTCACAGGAGGCGCCGGATTTATCGGCAGCGCTTTTGTCTGGAAGCTCAATCAGGAAGGCATCGACGATATTGTCATAGTCGATCAACTGGGAACGGATGACAAATGGAAAAATCTGGTCAATCTCCGGTTCGTCAACTACATCCACAAAGATGATTTCAGCGAGCTTATTTATAACGATACGCTCAACTTTGACGTTGAAGCGATAATTCATATGGGGGCATGCTCATCAACAACCGAACGGAATGCTGATTATCTCTGGCAAAACAATTTTGCTTACACGGGCAACCTGGCGGAATGGGCTGTCGAACACAATACACGTTTTATCTACGCCAGTTCGGCGGCAACCTATGGAGACGGTAAACAAGGATTCTCGGATGACCATAATATGATTAATAAATTCAAACCGATTAATATGTACGGCTATTCCAAACAGGTTTTTGATTTGAGAGTGCTGAGAGAATCATGGGAAAATAAAATTGCCGGAATAAAATTCTTCAACGTCTTCGGCCCCAACGAATACCACAAAGGCGATATGGCAAGCATCATCTTCAAATCCTTTCATCAAATAAAGGAAACCGGCAAGGTGAAACTTTTCAAATCCTATGATCCCGAATATAAAGATGGCGGACAGATGCGCGATTTTGTTTATATCAAAGACTGTATGGATGTCCTGTGGTGGCTTTTTAAGAATCCGGATGTCAATGGTATTTTTAATTTAGGCACAGGTAAAGCCCGAACATGGAATGATTTGATCAGAGCCGTCTTCGACGCAATGCAACTCGCAACAAAAATCGAATATATCGAAATGCCGGAATCTTTGCGCAATCAATACCAGTACTTCACCGAAGCAAAGATGGATAAGCTCAAAGCAATGGGTTGTCCTGTTGCTTTTTCATCACTGGAAGATTCCGTGCGGGATTATGTGGTGAACTATTTACAGCAAACCGACCCGCATTTAGGATAA
- the gcvT gene encoding glycine cleavage system protein T — protein MKMKKTPLYEKHVALNAKIIDFGGWAMPVQYTNVIDEHRATRGFAGLFDICHMGEIEVKGPQALDLLQLVLTRNLADQTVGQVKLSALLNEEGGIIDDLTVYKMAKDSYMLVTNATPKDRDWQWIKSIQQAKKFDCSLKDLSDATGKLDLQGPRSEEILQKLTEADLKTLRFYHFCESRVTGFPAIISRSGYTGEDGFEIYAAADVINNIWDSFMHAGEHLGLKPAGLGARDTLRLEAGMMLNGQDMDESVSPMEVPYSWIVDVNKEFIGKTAVLAKKNSGKGKKLVGIEMTGRGIARHGYKVLHGGKEIGVVTSGTFSPTLNKAIGMAFIDIDSGAPDTQVEIAIRDTMVPARIVKLPFYKRSK, from the coding sequence ATGAAAATGAAAAAGACACCGTTATATGAAAAGCACGTTGCTCTTAATGCTAAAATAATTGATTTTGGCGGCTGGGCCATGCCTGTGCAATATACCAATGTTATCGATGAGCATAGAGCAACAAGAGGTTTTGCCGGTCTGTTTGATATCTGCCACATGGGAGAGATTGAAGTTAAAGGTCCGCAGGCTCTTGATCTTTTACAACTGGTTTTAACCAGAAATCTGGCAGATCAAACCGTCGGGCAGGTTAAACTATCAGCTTTGCTTAATGAAGAAGGCGGCATTATTGACGATCTGACCGTGTATAAAATGGCAAAAGATTCCTACATGCTGGTCACCAATGCAACGCCCAAAGATCGTGACTGGCAATGGATAAAATCTATTCAACAGGCCAAAAAATTTGATTGCAGTTTAAAAGATCTCAGCGATGCGACGGGCAAACTTGATTTGCAGGGACCACGCTCCGAAGAAATTTTACAGAAACTGACAGAAGCTGATCTGAAAACTCTGCGTTTTTATCATTTTTGCGAATCTCGTGTTACAGGATTTCCGGCAATTATTTCGCGCAGCGGCTATACAGGCGAAGACGGCTTTGAGATTTATGCTGCCGCTGATGTCATCAATAATATATGGGATAGTTTTATGCATGCGGGTGAGCATTTGGGTCTGAAACCGGCAGGGCTGGGCGCTAGAGACACACTGCGGTTGGAAGCAGGCATGATGCTCAACGGTCAGGATATGGATGAATCGGTAAGCCCGATGGAAGTCCCTTATAGCTGGATCGTCGATGTGAACAAAGAATTTATAGGGAAAACGGCAGTTTTAGCCAAAAAAAATTCAGGTAAGGGTAAAAAACTGGTTGGCATAGAGATGACTGGACGTGGAATTGCCCGGCATGGCTACAAAGTTCTTCATGGCGGTAAAGAAATAGGCGTTGTAACGTCCGGGACATTTTCGCCAACGTTAAACAAAGCAATCGGTATGGCGTTCATCGATATTGATTCCGGTGCGCCGGATACGCAAGTAGAGATTGCTATTCGCGATACGATGGTACCGGCAAGGATAGTTAAATTACCTTTCTATAAAAGATCAAAATAA
- a CDS encoding coproporphyrinogen III oxidase, producing the protein MINQIVTKIAKREFARSLKFEEGNLPELPSCNDEKQRLLYIHVPFCEELCPYCSFHRITFNEPLTKRYFQALRREIKIYHEKGYKFEGIYVGGGTPTVMIDELAETLNLVRELFPIKDISVETNPNHLTSENIKILQKSKVKRLSVGVQTFNDEMLKKIGRYEKYGSGKVIAGRLKNTQGFFHTLNADMIFNFPGQTADMLEEDLAILLKLNIEQTTFYPLMISAMTQSVMKETMGEVNFSGEEKLYKLIVRHLEKNYDFSSAWCFSRKESLIDEYVVEFEEYAGLGSGAIGYLHGTCYSNTFDIERYIASLEKGKLPLQASRKFDLHDQMSYDFLMKLFSTKLDISAMQKKYDGKFLKTMWKEIAAFEMVRAFRYFPPYLHLTPRGHYLWVIMMREFFIAVNNFRDFCRKQVNIG; encoded by the coding sequence TTGATTAATCAAATAGTTACCAAAATAGCCAAACGTGAATTCGCCCGTTCCTTAAAGTTTGAAGAAGGAAATCTGCCGGAGTTGCCGTCTTGCAATGACGAAAAACAGCGACTCCTTTACATACACGTCCCTTTTTGTGAAGAGCTTTGTCCTTATTGCTCCTTTCATCGCATAACTTTTAATGAACCACTGACAAAAAGATATTTTCAAGCTCTGCGCCGGGAAATTAAAATTTATCATGAAAAAGGCTATAAATTTGAAGGCATTTATGTAGGCGGCGGCACACCGACAGTAATGATCGATGAACTGGCTGAAACGCTTAATCTGGTGCGGGAACTTTTTCCGATCAAAGATATATCTGTGGAAACAAATCCCAACCATTTAACTTCAGAAAATATTAAAATTCTACAAAAAAGTAAGGTCAAAAGACTCTCCGTAGGCGTTCAAACGTTCAACGATGAAATGCTGAAAAAAATCGGGCGTTACGAAAAATACGGATCCGGTAAAGTAATCGCCGGGAGGTTAAAAAACACTCAGGGCTTTTTTCACACTTTAAACGCTGACATGATTTTTAATTTCCCCGGGCAAACAGCTGATATGCTCGAAGAGGATTTGGCAATTCTGCTCAAGCTAAACATAGAACAAACCACCTTCTATCCCCTAATGATTTCCGCCATGACTCAAAGTGTGATGAAAGAAACCATGGGGGAGGTCAATTTCAGCGGTGAAGAAAAATTATATAAATTGATAGTCAGGCATCTGGAAAAAAATTATGATTTTTCTTCGGCCTGGTGCTTTTCCCGCAAAGAATCTCTGATTGATGAATACGTTGTTGAATTTGAAGAATACGCGGGCCTGGGCAGCGGCGCCATCGGTTATCTGCACGGAACCTGTTATTCCAATACTTTTGATATTGAGAGATATATCGCTTCCCTGGAAAAAGGGAAACTACCTCTGCAGGCTTCCCGCAAGTTTGATCTTCATGATCAGATGAGTTATGATTTTTTAATGAAATTATTCAGCACAAAACTGGATATCTCGGCCATGCAGAAAAAATACGACGGAAAATTTCTAAAAACTATGTGGAAGGAAATAGCCGCCTTTGAAATGGTCAGGGCTTTTCGTTATTTTCCTCCCTATCTTCATTTGACACCGCGCGGCCATTATCTCTGGGTGATCATGATGAGGGAGTTTTTTATCGCCGTAAATAATTTTCGCGATTTCTGCCGCAAGCAGGTGAACATTGGATGA
- the kdsB gene encoding 3-deoxy-manno-octulosonate cytidylyltransferase: MKRDIVCIIPSRYESSRFPGKPLADLCGKPMIQHVYERVAKAKAIPHVAVATDDQRIFDAVIKFGGNAIMTAVTHRSGTDRIAEAIKSLNLSADAIVVNIQGDQPIFEPAQVDEVIQPLVDDPSINMSTLIYKIILDEEITHPHAVKVVFDHQNFALYFSRATIPYVRDKALKADYYKHHGIYAYRRDFLDTFTKLPEGKLEKLEALEQLRALEYGYKIKVVITPYDSVEVDNKQELDRVRQILTTKK; encoded by the coding sequence ATGAAAAGAGATATTGTTTGCATCATCCCCTCACGCTATGAATCCAGCCGCTTTCCGGGTAAGCCGCTGGCTGATCTATGCGGAAAACCGATGATTCAGCATGTCTATGAACGCGTGGCCAAAGCTAAAGCCATACCCCATGTGGCGGTGGCAACAGACGATCAAAGAATATTCGACGCGGTTATTAAATTCGGCGGCAACGCTATAATGACAGCTGTCACGCATCGCTCCGGCACGGACAGAATCGCCGAGGCTATAAAATCGCTCAATCTTTCAGCCGACGCGATTGTTGTTAACATTCAGGGCGATCAACCGATTTTCGAACCTGCACAGGTGGATGAAGTTATTCAGCCACTCGTTGACGATCCCTCCATCAACATGTCCACACTGATTTATAAAATTATTCTCGATGAAGAAATAACTCATCCGCACGCCGTTAAAGTTGTTTTCGATCATCAGAATTTTGCTCTTTATTTTTCACGGGCTACAATTCCCTACGTGAGGGACAAAGCCCTCAAAGCAGACTACTACAAACATCATGGCATTTACGCCTACCGCCGTGATTTTCTCGATACCTTCACAAAGCTTCCCGAAGGAAAACTGGAAAAGCTCGAAGCCCTCGAACAATTGCGTGCTCTGGAATATGGCTACAAAATAAAGGTTGTCATCACTCCCTATGATTCTGTAGAAGTGGACAACAAGCAGGAACTGGACAGAGTGCGTCAGATTCTTACGACAAAAAAATAG
- the def gene encoding peptide deformylase, whose protein sequence is MINGTKIIFRCSFMSTKRVLTLWNDEGENKADISVLRKKSVELPAPLDKASREIIQTLIDAFMERDDAVGLAAPQIGINKRLIVFRAKGSEEGQKKIKDIKDIEVLVNPRITQTHGEKVPGVEGCLSCPDVQVEISRFPEIKVRALDAKGEKINKRYLDYIARVIQHEIDHLDGRLIVDYGDIYYPKSKQLFFEKLFKD, encoded by the coding sequence GTGATAAATGGCACAAAAATAATTTTTCGGTGCAGTTTTATGTCCACAAAAAGAGTTTTAACATTATGGAATGATGAAGGAGAAAACAAAGCGGATATCTCTGTCCTGAGAAAAAAATCTGTGGAATTGCCTGCTCCTTTGGATAAAGCATCACGGGAAATAATTCAGACATTAATAGATGCTTTTATGGAAAGAGATGATGCCGTAGGACTTGCTGCTCCGCAAATAGGCATTAATAAAAGATTAATAGTGTTCCGCGCTAAAGGTTCTGAGGAAGGGCAGAAAAAAATAAAAGATATCAAAGATATAGAAGTGCTGGTTAATCCGCGGATTACTCAAACGCACGGCGAAAAGGTACCCGGGGTTGAGGGCTGTCTGTCATGTCCGGATGTTCAGGTTGAAATAAGCCGCTTTCCGGAAATTAAGGTTCGTGCTTTAGATGCCAAAGGAGAAAAAATTAACAAAAGATATCTGGATTACATTGCCCGTGTTATCCAACATGAAATTGATCATCTTGATGGCAGACTGATTGTTGATTACGGGGACATTTATTACCCCAAAAGCAAGCAACTATTTTTTGAAAAACTATTTAAAGATTAG
- a CDS encoding RluA family pseudouridine synthase, with translation MHFTIDKSQIGQRLDIFLAQVEPTISRSHVKHVIEEGDVLVNGKEPKVSQKLKEGDVIILTQRPPIEATALPQDMPLNIIYEDEAIIVINKPAGMVVHPAPGNADKTLVNALLFHCHDLSGIGGVLRPGIVHRLDKDTSGLIVAAKSDDAHRSLSAQFEKHDVHKKYLALVWGDIKGNSGEIVLPVGRHTNNRKKMSTKSKRGKDALTLWKVRERYGVATLLEVEIKTGRTHQIRVHLSDRGYPVIGDQVYGNSAKINTVKDSLLKAKIKEFNRQALHAAQLSFIHPQKDERVVFTADMPQDMTDLCAQLRFSVNQIDSTKSNWKDKLR, from the coding sequence ATACATTTTACGATAGATAAAAGCCAAATCGGGCAGAGGCTGGATATCTTTCTGGCACAAGTCGAACCAACCATTTCCCGCTCGCATGTCAAACATGTCATTGAAGAAGGAGATGTGCTGGTTAACGGCAAAGAACCTAAAGTGAGTCAGAAACTAAAAGAGGGCGATGTCATCATCCTGACCCAAAGACCGCCGATAGAGGCAACTGCGCTTCCGCAGGACATGCCTCTTAATATCATTTATGAAGACGAGGCCATTATCGTCATCAATAAACCTGCGGGAATGGTGGTGCATCCGGCACCGGGCAACGCCGATAAAACGCTTGTCAATGCTCTGCTCTTTCATTGCCATGATTTATCGGGAATCGGCGGCGTTTTACGGCCCGGCATTGTTCACAGGCTGGACAAAGACACTTCCGGCCTGATTGTGGCGGCAAAATCAGATGACGCGCATCGAAGTCTTTCGGCGCAGTTTGAAAAGCATGATGTTCACAAAAAATATCTGGCGCTCGTCTGGGGAGACATAAAAGGCAACAGCGGAGAAATAGTTCTGCCTGTCGGCAGACATACTAACAATCGCAAAAAGATGTCCACGAAAAGCAAGCGGGGCAAGGACGCTCTCACTCTCTGGAAAGTGCGCGAACGTTATGGCGTGGCTACCTTGCTGGAGGTGGAGATTAAAACCGGACGCACCCATCAAATTCGCGTACATTTGTCTGATCGTGGTTATCCGGTTATCGGGGATCAAGTTTACGGCAACTCCGCCAAAATCAACACTGTTAAAGATTCCCTGCTGAAGGCAAAGATCAAAGAATTTAACCGGCAGGCACTGCACGCGGCACAACTTTCTTTCATTCATCCGCAAAAAGACGAGCGGGTAGTATTTACAGCGGATATGCCGCAGGATATGACCGATTTATGCGCGCAACTGCGTTTCAGCGTTAATCAGATCGATTCAACCAAATCTAATTGGAAAGATAAATTACGGTAG
- a CDS encoding peptidoglycan editing factor PgeF produces MLRINKIHSIEYLESSLLSECDFLTHAFCTRLGGVSEDDYASLNISFREGDLEGKVLQNWHRLAMAFSIPLEQFLTLNQVHGDDIFVVKPFGDYFSSREALNYDAIVTSRTNLAICIKTADCVPVFLVDRIKKIIAVVHAGWRSTALEISAKVVRLLIEKYGSSKRDILAVIGPAIGKCCFEVDTVAANDFLKHKNHEAFLFPGKRPNKWILDLAEANRRQIMNCGIPEANIDVSDLCTSCRQDLFFSYRGSGGITGRQVNFMMIKGETPCRVLTIGEGFSHIQ; encoded by the coding sequence ATGCTCCGAATTAATAAAATACATTCCATAGAATATCTGGAATCTTCACTTTTAAGCGAATGCGATTTTTTAACTCACGCCTTCTGCACAAGGCTAGGCGGTGTCTCGGAAGACGACTATGCTTCGCTAAACATTAGCTTCCGCGAAGGCGATTTAGAAGGCAAGGTTTTGCAAAACTGGCATCGACTGGCCATGGCCTTTTCCATACCACTGGAACAATTTCTTACGCTTAACCAGGTTCACGGCGACGATATTTTTGTCGTCAAGCCGTTTGGCGATTATTTTTCTTCTCGTGAAGCTTTGAATTATGACGCCATTGTTACCAGCCGCACAAATCTGGCTATTTGCATCAAGACAGCGGATTGCGTGCCTGTTTTTCTTGTCGACAGAATAAAAAAAATAATTGCCGTGGTTCATGCCGGCTGGCGAAGCACCGCACTGGAAATCAGCGCTAAAGTAGTACGCCTGCTCATTGAAAAATACGGCTCGTCCAAGCGGGATATTCTGGCGGTAATCGGTCCGGCTATCGGCAAATGCTGTTTTGAAGTCGATACCGTTGCGGCAAATGATTTTCTTAAACATAAAAACCATGAAGCGTTTTTATTTCCCGGCAAAAGACCCAATAAATGGATACTGGATTTAGCCGAAGCCAACCGCAGACAAATCATGAATTGCGGAATTCCCGAAGCAAACATCGATGTTTCCGATCTTTGCACTTCCTGCCGTCAGGATCTTTTTTTCTCTTACAGAGGTTCGGGAGGAATTACAGGCAGACAGGTCAATTTTATGATGATTAAGGGGGAGACTCCCTGCCGCGTCCTGACAATCGGCGAAGGATTCTCTCATATCCAATAA
- the gcvH gene encoding glycine cleavage system protein H → MSKPNPQDRVYSRDHEWAKDNGDGTVVVGITDYAQEMLTDIVFVELPPKGKKVAKGEPVAVVESVKSVSDVYSPVSGEVIDVNTRLEETPEIVNQDAFGEGWIVKMRLSDAGELKTLLSAADYEQMLKEEKH, encoded by the coding sequence ATGTCCAAACCAAATCCTCAGGACAGAGTTTATTCCCGTGATCATGAATGGGCAAAGGATAACGGCGACGGAACTGTAGTCGTCGGTATTACCGATTACGCTCAGGAAATGCTCACGGACATTGTTTTTGTTGAACTGCCCCCTAAAGGCAAAAAAGTGGCTAAAGGCGAGCCGGTAGCGGTTGTAGAATCCGTGAAGTCTGTATCCGATGTTTATTCACCTGTTAGCGGTGAGGTTATTGATGTAAATACAAGGCTGGAAGAAACTCCGGAAATTGTCAACCAGGATGCATTTGGTGAAGGCTGGATTGTCAAAATGCGCCTCTCCGATGCTGGCGAACTTAAAACACTGCTTAGCGCGGCTGATTACGAACAAATGCTGAAAGAGGAAAAACACTAA
- a CDS encoding L-seryl-tRNA(Sec) selenium transferase, with protein sequence MDDIKKELLKKLPKIDEILLILEKQNIYDLAPREIVKETCRKVVQDLRNKIVNAKKKQSAESCPDAAAVAQEVEKSIKGLYRYSLRRVVNATGVILHTNLGRAPLCPEALQRIMEVGKAYSNLEFDLAKGERGQRYDHVSSLICALTGAEDALIVNNNAAAVLLVLNTLADKKDAIVSRGELIEIGGEFRIPEIMKKSASKLREVGTTNRTRLSDYEKAVNDKTGLIMKVHTSNFRIVGFTEEADIESLVALGKSRGIPVMDDLGSGCLIDLDQYGLQHEPTVRETLATGIDVVTFSGDKLLGGPQAGIIVGKKEVLTKIKKNPLNRALRIDKFTLAALEATLMHYLNPVAAVKELRSLKALTEPVTAVKKRAEELITKLQEENFDSLKFSLQEDFAAAGGGSLPTQQIPTVLVAVNNKKMPATKMEEKLRQFEVPIIVRVDKDEILLDLRTVAEDEFGFIVEGLKQINI encoded by the coding sequence ATGGACGACATAAAAAAAGAATTGTTGAAAAAGCTGCCGAAAATTGACGAGATTCTTTTGATTCTGGAAAAGCAGAATATTTATGATCTGGCGCCGCGCGAAATAGTCAAGGAAACGTGTCGCAAGGTTGTGCAGGACCTGCGTAATAAAATTGTCAATGCCAAAAAAAAGCAATCGGCGGAATCTTGCCCTGATGCGGCAGCCGTCGCCCAAGAGGTAGAAAAATCAATCAAAGGGTTATATCGCTATAGTTTGCGCCGTGTAGTTAACGCAACCGGCGTTATCCTGCATACTAACCTGGGCCGGGCGCCGCTTTGTCCCGAAGCCTTGCAGAGAATTATGGAAGTAGGCAAAGCCTATTCCAACCTGGAATTCGATTTGGCTAAAGGTGAACGCGGCCAACGCTATGATCATGTCAGTTCGCTGATCTGCGCCCTCACCGGAGCCGAGGACGCTTTAATCGTCAACAATAATGCGGCTGCTGTTTTGCTTGTTCTTAATACTCTGGCTGATAAAAAAGATGCAATCGTATCGCGGGGTGAACTCATCGAAATCGGCGGCGAATTCCGCATCCCGGAAATAATGAAAAAAAGCGCATCCAAACTCCGCGAAGTGGGAACCACCAACCGTACGCGCCTGAGCGACTACGAAAAAGCAGTCAATGACAAAACGGGTCTGATTATGAAAGTACATACCAGCAATTTTCGCATCGTCGGCTTTACCGAAGAGGCGGATATTGAATCGCTAGTGGCCTTGGGAAAAAGCCGCGGCATTCCGGTTATGGACGACCTGGGCAGCGGATGTCTGATTGATCTCGATCAATACGGTCTTCAGCATGAACCCACAGTTCGCGAAACCCTGGCGACAGGAATTGACGTGGTCACCTTCAGCGGAGATAAACTACTGGGCGGCCCGCAGGCCGGCATTATTGTAGGTAAAAAAGAAGTTCTTACGAAAATCAAAAAGAATCCCTTAAACCGTGCCCTGCGAATTGACAAATTCACTCTGGCAGCGCTGGAAGCCACATTGATGCATTATCTTAATCCAGTTGCCGCGGTTAAAGAATTAAGATCATTGAAAGCGTTGACCGAACCTGTCACCGCGGTTAAAAAACGTGCCGAAGAACTAATCACTAAATTGCAGGAAGAAAATTTCGACTCGCTAAAATTTTCACTGCAGGAAGATTTCGCGGCAGCCGGCGGCGGTTCTTTACCTACTCAACAGATTCCAACTGTTTTAGTTGCCGTCAACAACAAAAAAATGCCCGCCACCAAAATGGAAGAAAAGCTGCGCCAGTTCGAAGTACCCATAATTGTCCGGGTAGATAAAGATGAGATACTGCTTGATTTACGCACAGTGGCTGAAGATGAGTTTGGGTTCATTGTTGAAGGATTGAAACAAATAAACATCTAA
- a CDS encoding antitoxin, giving the protein MRKEYDFSKARKNPYASRLKKQVTIRLDEETIKYFKKLSEEAEIPYQTLINLYLRDCAASSRKLSLHWKAA; this is encoded by the coding sequence ATGAGAAAAGAATACGATTTTTCAAAAGCAAGAAAGAATCCTTATGCCAGCCGTCTGAAAAAACAAGTCACCATCCGGCTTGATGAGGAAACAATTAAGTATTTTAAAAAACTCTCAGAAGAAGCGGAAATTCCATATCAAACTTTGATTAATCTCTATCTGCGCGACTGTGCCGCTTCCTCCCGAAAGCTTTCTCTACACTGGAAAGCAGCTTGA
- a CDS encoding TIGR02391 family protein produces MEKIPPFSAQHLEAACKVLANTERGLTGSEIAYLLQDCRLEDVSPEMTKWKRLFNALVKAQNTHKVGNHLIMFVNRALNPVSYARDKEKFSWRRNELNVVLSFSGFSVREDGKVIRTQAETTLKGARARAGALRAALEDRGAHSEILKYCRAELVDENYFHAVLEAIKGIAERIRIISGLTTDGAELVNTAFSVKAPVLAINSLKTETEISEQKGFSNILVGLFGAVRNPTAHVPKVTWPMTEQDALDILSLVSFVHRKLDGIVKI; encoded by the coding sequence ATGGAAAAAATTCCTCCATTTAGTGCTCAGCATCTTGAAGCAGCATGCAAGGTGTTAGCTAATACAGAGCGTGGCCTCACTGGTTCCGAGATAGCGTACCTTCTTCAAGATTGCCGCCTTGAAGATGTATCGCCCGAGATGACCAAATGGAAACGACTATTTAACGCACTGGTAAAGGCTCAGAACACCCACAAAGTTGGCAATCATTTGATTATGTTTGTCAATCGTGCACTTAACCCGGTGAGTTATGCCCGAGACAAGGAGAAATTTTCTTGGCGTAGAAATGAGCTAAATGTGGTTCTGTCGTTCTCTGGCTTCAGCGTAAGAGAAGATGGGAAAGTTATTCGTACACAAGCAGAAACTACTCTCAAGGGGGCGCGGGCTCGGGCAGGTGCACTTAGGGCAGCACTCGAAGATCGAGGTGCTCACTCGGAGATACTCAAATATTGTCGTGCCGAGCTTGTGGACGAAAATTACTTCCATGCCGTGCTTGAAGCAATAAAAGGAATAGCGGAGAGAATTAGGATTATTTCGGGGCTAACCACTGATGGGGCAGAACTTGTAAACACTGCATTTTCAGTAAAGGCTCCGGTTCTCGCTATTAACTCGCTCAAGACTGAAACTGAAATAAGTGAACAAAAGGGATTTAGCAATATTCTAGTGGGACTGTTCGGGGCTGTTAGAAATCCCACGGCTCATGTCCCAAAGGTAACGTGGCCAATGACAGAACAGGATGCACTGGATATTCTATCATTGGTTTCTTTTGTGCACAGAAAGCTAGATGGAATAGTCAAGATATAA